The region ATACGGTCCCATGATAGATACTCGTCTTTCCAAGACATGCTCATCCAAACGAATGTCGTGAGAGTAGATTTCCGTTCATCCTAGAATAAAGTACATGAATGATTGTTCATGATTTGCAATTGAAGTGCGGATGCAATAGATACATACCAAGTCATAGTTTTGTACGTGAACGTTCATTGTTACATTCACTGCTGCACTATGGTTCTTTATAGGCCGCTCTGTTTTGTCGTAATTGTAGCAGAACAGCTTTTTCAACAATTTACCTTCGTTCGAAGATGGTTCGCCATCGCAATTAAGTGCAACtatgaaaaacggaaagagGTAAATTCTTAAGCTTCTACATCAGTTTCGCAGGTACTTACTTGTCAAACCAAGCAAACTTATGAAAACTAATATAATAACACTTTTTCTCAAGAACAACATGTTTCTCTAAAGAGGAAAACACTGGTACAAGCGTTTAACAACTCACTCTCACAACGTGCGAGCTATTACTGAATCCCATCGAAAAAACGGGGTGGCTTTCGAGTCTCGTATCATACGGGTGACTGTTTCACAACGGACGCCCCCCAGATCTGATGCAAAACTTGATAAAACCGAAGCATGTGGTCTGAGAGGtaaattgcttttcaattCGTTGAGTTCATACAGGtctacagggtgaggcaaaaaaagtGCAACATAGTTTAAACGCCATATCCttctcatttttgtttggattttattgagcaaaagccacaaaatgtcggaaatttcataaacttttagaatctgtttagttttttttcggtatgttactttttggatgaattaggGCCTTGAAACCGTAAAAGAAGCATCAgccgcttggccgcaagtggtCAAATTCCGAACATGGttttcttcgatgagaaaACCTTCGTTGTCCAGtagtttgtaaacaaaaaatgatgGGGTTTAGTTGCCAGAGAAGTCAACTGATCACCTTCGGCTGGTCACCAGGACGCAAAACCCCGgtttgataatgggttgagatgcaataacacatttttgttcggtggatccggtggataattcaaacaaattcatgtgccaaacctattaaaaggttcattgcaatcctagaaatgcaaacaattcatccGAAATCCCTAGAGATTCCAACAGGAATCTGTATCTTTCCTCAAAtcaaccgagacatgagattggaaaaaaaagtttcacacttcatttccatgtctcattggctgtcaattcTATGGATgtaaaaagcgcaggacttctccgttagTGGTGCTTTGAagagcaaggttagacctaaaaaataacatagttttgaccagcttGAACATACGCGTCttcaagaatgagccaaaatgccacaaagcaccctttttttggctttactcaataaaatccaaacaaaaatgaaaaagatatggcgttttaactgtgttttttttgcctcaccctgtatagtGTTAGTCTATATAATGAACTGAACCGTGGTTTGTCTTGTCGATAAAAACACAGTTTTTAAAATAGTAAaccaaaaaatcattttttcaaccatttttccttGCTAGCTATACACTTTTCGTATGTTTTTAGCAATTTGTGTCTACCATGCCAAAAGAATTGTTCATTTTACGACACGAACCACCCGTCACGCCATTTTCCGAAaacttcatacaaatcgaagtgctgTTCGGCCAGCGCGTGACCGATCGTTGAAAatgatatttggaatggccCAGTTAATTAGCGGGATTGGATATAACATCCCAGTTGAATGTATTGAAATAAttttggaccatttttgacGAGAGCGAATGGGCGCTTTCGTAAAGAAATATTAACTTCTCATGTATTTTATCATAAATCGGCCTTGTTTCACGCAAAGCACAgtgcattttgattatttgctcGTGCGTTAACAGTATCGCAAGACTACAACAGCTTATAATAGACGACGCCCATCTAAccccaccaaacgcacagtCTTGCGTTCAAAGCGATTTGGTCTTGCGGTAGAAAATGATGGTTGGGTGGGatcaattttcaatattttttcgTTTCAGATTCTCCATTTTCAAACTGTTTAACCTTTCCATGGCACGTAAGCGTATGGAAATAGCTAGTTAAGTAATTCCTTACTACTGAGCAAGtattttttacgattacgTATCATTTTTATTCGAAAGAACCTGCAATTCATGGCCCTAAacttttttggtttgattttcacgcttcttgtTACTAAAGtcaaaatggtcatctttGTACCAATTTAACCAATTTTTGCAAGTGGTTTCCAATACCAGATTGTCATTATAGGCCTCTACAGGCATTTGAATCGATTCTGTTTCCGATTTCtccaaaagaaagcaaaactggTGTGCTCCCCGCGAAAGCTCTTTTTCAGGCACAGAACTAGAATTGATTACGCATCGAAAAAAGTATGTTGTTGTATGCTATCTCTTATGATATGCACTGATTTATGAAAACAGATGTCGAActcattacaaaaaaacagtaGGACAAGACAATGGTAGCTCAATTCGCTCGATAAGCtcatctttaaaaaaataacagcCATTTTAAGGTTGTACACCTGGTAATGGGGATAACAAAATATGCGCTTGCAATTCTATATCTAAACCAAGCAAGTTCGAAACAATTCATTCCAACGTTGTCCATGCGTCAGAAAGGACTgtccaaaaacaaatatttcctCTATAGCAGATTTGTAGATAAAGGTTATTGTAATTACTGATATTTGAAAGAGATAGTAATTACTGATGTTTATACTATACCGGAGGAATGATCTCAACTACTAGGTAGGTAACAGCAGAAAGTTTATCAGAGTGATGTAGAGTATAAAAGAACCGCCTTGGCAAAACTTCTCACAGGTATAACAGATAAAAACGATCGGAACGGAAATATTATTCAATGGATCCGCAAGCATCCCAAATCTGATTACTCAATGATTTCAGCCgtttccgttcgatcgatgatccTTCCAATTCCAtttggaattgaattgaaccaATGTTTCTTATATGAACTaaaaaatgtatgtaaaaaatgtgaaaatgcaTAATTAACAAATATTATTTGTGTAACTCATCAGTCTGGGATGTATGGGACAACATGGCATGCCCTTTAGCACTACAAAAGGACATGTTAATTTTGTTCAAAACAATGCATAAAAAAATACAGAGTAAGGACAACATACCTCACTTTTGGTTTTGGCACACGTAACTCGTCGACTTCTTGCTTAGATGAtttcaaaatggcaaacgacaGCAATGAGATCAAATTGGGATGAAAATCTATTAAATGGCACTCGATCCCTCAAGGAGAGTATGGGAAAATAAAGGAAATATAATCGCAAACTATCGATCACTTCCTTTCTTGGTAAAGCAATGACAGCATTAAATGTTAGGCTCGCTGAGATTAGACATACATGAAACCTCGTATCAAACCACACCACTTATGAACTCGTTCACTCACAAGAGACAATGCATGCTTTAATGCAACCTGAGTATGATCAGCAATATATTACCGAGAATATGTGTGTTGAGTATTCTTTATTGCAAATTTCAATCTCAATTTAAGAGCACATTTCTAAGTGCTTTAGAAATGTATCATTTTAAAAGTCTAAGCCTTATCAATTGACAATCGTTAAACAAAAATTACTTATTACACTGGCACACTTGCACGGGAGAAGATCACTGGATTGGGTTGGCAGTAGGAATGGTGCGTAGCTCTATCCTGCTCTTTACTGGCTCACTCATATTGTACCGGAACTGTTAGAACTGACCGAGCAAGAACGAAGGATAAGATCGTGCTCTGAGTGTATCGGTGTATCGAAAGTCGAGTATAGCTGCTCATAGAACGGATCAAGCAAATCCGTCTGAGACAGCGACTGTGCATCATCGAAGGAAAATGAGCTAACGGTAGGGTTTCTAAACTGTGTTTCCTGATCATAGTGAAGTTCATTAGACAGAAAAGCGTCCTCGTTACCACCATGCAGCACATCAGGCGTTCCTACTTGCAAAGTTGGCAGATGGTAGTATGGCAGATGGTGATCACTCATTTCTTTCGTGTTGATCACGTGCTGCGGAATACTTTCCGAAGGAGGCATGTCCCCATACGTGTGATGCTTggagtgctgctgatgcggttGCTCTTCGTACGATACGTTCAGTGCTGGTCGGTAGGAATTATCGGGTTGATAAGCAGCATGATCACCAGTGCAGCGCTCTGTGCTTGGCAACTCGAGTAAGGAGCGCGGAACAGACGCTAACTGTGCATCGTTGAGTTGAAGATAATTAGCCTCGATATCGCTGtaatcaaaaccaaacacgGTCAATAAATATGTTGACGCGAGAGTCGGAGAGTTAAGTTCAGTTTACCTCAGTACATAGTTCACACCAACAATGCAGTGGGGCCGAGAAGATCTCGTATTGTGGACGACGGTAGCGCACGTTTGCACCCAACGCCATCCGCCTCCCTTCGTTAGAAATCGATAATAGCCCGTCGTTGCTTGTCCTTTGTGCAACACTATGGTAAGGTAAGAAACTGCTCTGTCAGTACACATCGTGACCCGTTCGCGAACAGTCACCTCCGATTACTTACGAATTTGATGAGATTGCCGCACTTTCAGAACATCAGCGGCGTGAACATACTGGTAAAGTGTGCTCTCGATAAGATCCTGCGGTTCATAGCCCGTCAGTTGAGAAACCCTGGCGAGAGGGAAATAGTGAGTATAGCCGCCCAACGTATAGCAAATGACTTGTTTGCATTCCCTCAGCAACACACTACATACTTTGCATCCAGAAAGATTAGCTTAAGATCCAAACTGGCACGGAACATGAACATATCACGGTGCAGCTTTACCTCCGTCGCCGCAGAAGGGGACAGTGGGTGACCGACTGCCACCAGACCAAGGTTCTGCATGCAGCAGTACCCTGGAGCAGTGTTGGATTCATGGGGAATCATGCGAGCCTTCACATATCCCGTACATTGGATGACCTGCTCGACAACCCGGGGTGGGGCATGCTGTTAGAATGCTGCCGTTCTAAGCTAACATTAATATCTTACCTTATATCCTGATGTCGTCAGTCCGGCATTACGTTTTGCCAGGACGCATCGCATTCGCAGAAAGAAGGTTCTTTCCACTTCCACGACCTGTGCTCGTTGCAGCTGACTATAGCTGTGTCGATGGTTgtgattttgttgttgctgtggagCAATGGAAGGCTGAGCAGCCGGCTGATGGCCCTGGGAAGTGCTTGCTATTGAAGCACTAATCTCACACATGTTTGTCCCAGTAGCTTGACTGCATTCGTCCATTCGACTTGGTAATCCTGCTGTACCCATTGACGATGCACCGGTGTAAGCACACTGCTGCGATTGGGCGATTGGACTCGGGCAGTCGATCGTTGGTGCGTACGTTGGCCTTTGCTGAGGTAGCGCCAACATTGCTGCCATTTCTTCCTGGTCGAAGGTGTGAATATACTCGTAGATTGAGTTACCGGTCAGCTCAACCTGACTAAGCCCAAGATGCACGGATGCCGTTTCGGAGATGTACATGATTTTCCCATCCGGAGCGACGACCAATATAAACCCATCCAGCGTTTGTAACAGATGCGATCCGAGTTCCTTGATGTTGGCTTCCGTTGGGTTGCCAGTGTTCCGCTCCGTTCCCCATGCTGTCCCCAGCCCTGAATTCGATGTAGTAAAACCACGATAACCGAGATTGTTACGGTGAGGCACTTGCACAATTTACAGGACCTGTCGGTACTTACCATCCGGAAAGATTTGTCGCATCTTCAAGTAGGAGGTAGTCAATCGTATGATCGATGCTTTATCGAGCTGCGACGTGATGGCACTCGGCAGTGGTAGCAGCTTGGCAAGCTCGAGGAACtccacattttccttttcccgccGGGATCGGGCCGCGTTTTTGCTCTTCTCCTTCATGGCTGTACGAGCTGCCAGACCTGAGTAAGCGCGCGGTCGAACAAAGCAAAATGTAAATGTCGAAATGAGTTTCGAATGCACTTTATGCGATTCACGACGAAACTTGAATcgaatttaacaaaaaaaaaacccccagcTGGCTGTAACTCTAATCTCAATTTCGTTCGTGGATCGAATCTTTTCGATGATCGTTCTATTGCTCCTTCTTCCGGACGCTATACCCTTTGATGCCAACCGTTTTCCGTCAGGCGTTCGTTGAGAGCATAAACCAACTAACTCCGCTTGAGTTCAGTTTGTCCATCCTTCTTCCGCAGCTTCATAGGATGTAGCATCTTGAGCTCCACTGCTCCAGTCATCCCGCTCTCCCGGGTTGATCAACTGGCTTTCTCGCTCATCTCGACTGGTTTAACCCGTTGATGCCAGATCAAATATAGGAAGCTGCCCTCTACAGCCAAACGAACTTACCGAGAATGTTTTGATTGGCGTCGgcacaaggtttccgtaggacTTTCATGGTGGCTGCTGAAGGAGTTTTGAGGAAAGCACTGGTGAAGACACCGAATCGGATCGTAGTGCCAGTAGAAAGTGCCAAGATCACGTACGCGCAGTTCGGTAGGGGACGCTTGAAACACTTGAAAACGAGATACACCTTGTCTGGCCAATGGCCAACGTACTATTGATATTACCAGTTATTGCCCGACGTACCGGAAGCTCCGGAACTGCACACAGGTGTAAATGCACATTCGGCCCTGCTGGCCTACCGCCGACAAGACAAGGTGCAGTGTGAATTATGGGCGGTGCTCAAATGGCTCACAGATGTGCCGAGCCGAATGTTTCTTCACCTTGCACTTTGCACTTATCCTTGGCCGGCCGAACAACTGTCGCGTTTCCTGGTTGGGTCATCGGTTGCTTTTATGGacttcctttttggcaaacatgtGCTTGTGATTTGTGGGCGGTTCGGAGGGCCATTTTCATGTTGTGCCTTCTCACTGAACCATGATCGCCATTGCCATCGCCGACCGTGCGGGCTGTTAATGAGAAGGTTGATCGGAGGATCGCGCGAAAAAAAGTTATTTGtaattctttttgtttttctttccgttaGCTACAATTATGCTGAGCCTATTGAACCTACGGAAATCGGAACGCGGAACACAATCGAACGATTTGCTCTGTCCAGTGCTTCAGGATCATTAAGCAGTGCACGCATACATGTGTTAACCACGTTTCGAGAGGTATTATCATTGGAAAGATAGCAAACAACTGCACGAGCAGGTACTCACCATCCGGACCCTAACCTTCCACTGCCcatgctggtgccggtgctttgGTTGGGCcactgttttgcataaaatgttaATGTTTCCACTTTCCCACACAGCACTTGATGGCTCAGGCGTACCGAAAACGTGAGAATCAAGTAGCATCGCCCATCGCCTGCTGTCCTCGTAGGCCGTATGTGGATCCGGGGAAAATCCTTACGGAGGATTCATTCATTCCCACGCTTCGCAACGATCGTGGGTCTGGCGTGGGCCAACTGGGGTGTTTCCCACCCTTCGGCCAGTAGTACCTGCACGCCggatggttttgcattttattgcaCTACACTACACCGCTCGTTATGGACGGAGCCTTCCTGCGAGTCCTTGCTAGCCTTCGAAGCGATAACGCAGACCACACAATAGGCTCGCCAGAAAGCGTGTGGGTGAAAGGCTGAGCCATGTTTTGCCATTTATCGAGCCAATTGTAGCGGGCCAAAATAGAGATCAgttaatttgaatattaatatttttaagTGGGATCAAGATTGTCATCTTATCGCTTGAATAattttagtttcatttttgaaAGATTTCTGGCACATATGTTGACGACAATTACATAGGATAAGACGAAAATTGCGATAAGAAAATCATTACAAAGATTATTAGCAACTTCATACTGCTACAAGCACACACTCCCATCTTAGGTACAGATCGAATGTTCTATTATTGTAATGGTTTACGGCGAAGAGAATGAATTCTTTCTGATTTTATTATGATTTGACTATTTTctaaatcataaaatatgttcTATTTAGATTACCACAAGCATATTCAAAACGCAGTTATTACGGTAAGCAGCTGTAACCAGTTCAAACAACCCATTACGGCAACTGCTGTTTTCCCATAGTATCAATATCAAAACCGTTTTTGAAACTATCGTGAGTTATTTGATAGTTATTTGGAGTGATGAAGTTTAAACCACAATTCAAATGGTGGAGACAACTAAGCAAGAGAGGCAACTAATTTAacatggaaaaatgtaaagtaTCTTGTTGCTAATGGGCATTTGGGTGCCGATTGTATACATTGTAATTTGTGAGAGGTTAATTGTCATCAACTGGGAATACAGCAAAACACAGCCGCAAGGAGTGCAAAATGAAACTAGACGCAGTTTCCAGGCGAATGTGTGGCTTTTTGCGCCTGATCTTGCATTATATTGAACATCGAAATCAATTGTTTATACAATTGATAGAAGTACCTAAAAATAAGACTCGGCCATCCTTATGTTAAAAAAGTaataagcaaaaaacaaaataacattAAACAACAATTAAAACCATTATTGTAAAGCCAAATATACTCGCAGCATGCCATATCCAATGAGAAATACATCAGCAGGGTGgtaatggaaaatgaagcTAGTGGTTTATAGGATGAGAGTAACACACTGGTTAGTATTC is a window of Anopheles aquasalis chromosome 2, idAnoAquaMG_Q_19, whole genome shotgun sequence DNA encoding:
- the LOC126569134 gene encoding LOW QUALITY PROTEIN: single-minded homolog 1-like (The sequence of the model RefSeq protein was modified relative to this genomic sequence to represent the inferred CDS: substituted 1 base at 1 genomic stop codon), yielding MKEKSKNAARSRREKENVEFLELAKLLPLPSAITSQLDKASIIRLTTSYLKMRQIFPDGLGTAWGTERNTGNPTEANIKELGSHLLQTLDGFILVVAPDGKIMYISETASVHLGLSQVELTGNSIYEYIHTFDQEEMAAMLALPQQRPTYAPTIDCPSPIAQSQQCAYTGASQATGTNMCEISASIASTSQGHQPAAQPSIAPQQQQNHNHRHSYSQLQRAQVVEVERTFFLRMRCVLAKRNAGLTTSGYKVIQCTGYVKARMIPHESNTAPGYCCMQNLGLVAVGHPLSPSAATEVKLHRDMFMFRASLDLKLIFLDAKVSQLTGYEPQDLIESTLYQYVHAADVLKVRQSHQIRKXSELPSTERCTGDHAAYQPDNSYRPALNVSYEEQPHQQHSKHHTYGDMPPSESIPQHVINTKEMSDHHLPYYHLPTLQVGTPDVLHGGNEDAFLSNELHYDQETQFRNPTVSSFSFDDAQSLSQTDLLDPFYEQLYSTFDTPIHSEHDLILRSCSVSSNSSGTI